In one Niallia taxi genomic region, the following are encoded:
- a CDS encoding thioredoxin family protein, producing MVEWTEKGLQTTLKDKGQFFLYLYTPMCGTCMVASKMLTVVETMNNDFSIGKMDLNYAPDLAEVYKIESVPCLLIFNDGDLKEKVYRFESVPHLLEKMSI from the coding sequence ATGGTTGAATGGACAGAAAAGGGGCTGCAAACTACCTTAAAAGATAAAGGGCAATTTTTCCTTTATTTATACACACCGATGTGTGGTACTTGTATGGTAGCAAGCAAAATGCTCACTGTTGTGGAGACAATGAACAATGACTTTTCTATAGGGAAAATGGATTTGAATTATGCGCCTGACTTAGCAGAAGTGTACAAAATAGAAAGTGTTCCATGTCTATTAATTTTTAATGATGGGGACCTAAAAGAAAAAGTATACCGCTTTGAGTCGGTACCGCATTTGTTGGAAAAGATGTCTATATAG
- a CDS encoding toprim domain-containing protein yields MDKIIIVEGTSDKWKVKAIVREPVEIICTNGTIGIAKLDDLIEDLFDKDVYILVDADTSGEKIRKLFRKELPEAEHIFIDKMYREVAAAPDQHIASVLLQANIDIHPKFLDMRMN; encoded by the coding sequence ATGGATAAAATTATTATTGTGGAAGGTACATCAGATAAGTGGAAAGTAAAAGCTATTGTCAGAGAACCAGTGGAAATTATTTGTACAAACGGAACAATCGGTATTGCGAAATTAGATGATCTTATTGAAGATTTATTTGACAAGGATGTATATATACTCGTGGATGCAGATACATCTGGGGAGAAAATAAGAAAGCTGTTCAGGAAGGAATTGCCTGAGGCAGAGCATATTTTTATTGATAAAATGTATCGTGAAGTCGCAGCAGCACCAGATCAGCATATTGCATCTGTTTTGCTGCAGGCTAATATTGATATTCACCCTAAATTTTTGGATATGAGGATGAACTAG
- a CDS encoding acyl-CoA dehydrogenase family protein, translating into MKKGGSFLLEDSSWKDVYTPEDFSEEHELIGEMTNDFVRNSVMPHLDSMEKHDFKKVLELMKQAGELGLLGADVPEIFGGAGLDKISSAIISEKMSIAGGFSITHGAHVGIGSLPIILFGNVEQKQKYLPALATGEKIASYCLTEPTAGSDALGIKTTATLNDEGTHYILKGQKQWITNAGIADIFTVYAKVDGKDYSAFIVERNFPGVSIGKEEKKLGIKSSSTCSVILDNVLVPKENLLGEKGKGHLIALNVLNMGRFKLGMGAIGASKEALKVTVPYIKNRKQFQTPISEFPLTKAKVGTLASLLYASESSVYRTAGLLSDALDPLEGTEDWKIPAKLVNEYSMECSLNKIFSSEALDKIVDECLQLHGGNGFMEDYAISRMYRDSRINRIFEGTNEINLLAVPGNYLRKAMKGDVPLFAAAKAIEREMITFIPSEPDGSILSQEKLFVRNGKKIVLILLGLLAKKYTTEIEHQQEALSSIATIISHVFAMESCILRTEKAIATKNTEEKQKLLYTEIYCQEAFQIINTEAQDTLAYMESGDDLRLALSVLKKYTRFLPKPLIALKREAAEKVITANEYIV; encoded by the coding sequence ATGAAAAAAGGCGGAAGTTTTTTGCTTGAAGATTCAAGCTGGAAAGATGTATACACACCAGAGGATTTTTCAGAGGAGCATGAGCTTATTGGAGAAATGACAAATGACTTCGTACGTAATTCCGTTATGCCTCATTTGGACAGCATGGAAAAGCACGACTTTAAAAAAGTGCTTGAGCTGATGAAGCAGGCAGGAGAACTTGGTCTGCTTGGTGCTGATGTGCCAGAAATATTTGGAGGGGCTGGACTTGATAAAATAAGCTCTGCCATTATTTCTGAAAAAATGTCCATCGCTGGAGGCTTCTCGATAACACATGGAGCACATGTCGGAATTGGTTCACTGCCAATCATCCTGTTTGGCAATGTGGAGCAAAAACAAAAGTACTTGCCTGCATTAGCTACAGGAGAAAAGATTGCATCCTATTGCCTAACAGAGCCTACAGCAGGATCTGATGCACTAGGGATAAAAACAACAGCAACATTAAATGACGAAGGAACTCATTATATTTTGAAGGGGCAAAAACAGTGGATTACTAATGCCGGCATCGCAGATATTTTCACTGTTTATGCTAAGGTCGATGGCAAGGATTATTCTGCTTTTATTGTTGAACGTAATTTCCCAGGTGTATCAATCGGCAAGGAAGAGAAAAAACTTGGTATTAAAAGCTCGTCCACTTGTTCTGTAATACTGGATAATGTTCTTGTGCCAAAAGAAAACCTTCTTGGAGAAAAAGGGAAAGGACATCTCATTGCCCTAAATGTTTTAAATATGGGCAGGTTTAAATTAGGTATGGGAGCAATTGGCGCAAGCAAGGAAGCGTTGAAGGTGACTGTTCCATATATAAAAAATCGCAAGCAATTTCAAACACCAATTTCTGAATTTCCACTGACAAAAGCAAAAGTAGGCACATTGGCGTCATTGCTGTATGCCTCCGAAAGCTCTGTGTATCGGACAGCAGGTTTATTATCAGACGCCCTTGACCCGTTAGAGGGGACAGAGGATTGGAAAATTCCTGCCAAGCTTGTTAATGAATATAGTATGGAATGCAGCTTGAATAAGATATTTTCATCTGAGGCATTAGACAAGATAGTCGATGAGTGTTTACAGCTTCATGGTGGCAATGGCTTTATGGAGGACTACGCGATTTCAAGAATGTATCGTGATTCAAGGATTAACCGCATCTTCGAAGGAACGAATGAAATTAATCTATTGGCCGTACCAGGAAATTATTTAAGAAAAGCGATGAAGGGTGATGTTCCATTATTTGCTGCAGCAAAGGCTATTGAGCGCGAAATGATTACCTTTATTCCGAGTGAGCCTGACGGGAGCATCCTTTCTCAGGAAAAATTGTTTGTGAGAAACGGCAAAAAGATAGTGCTTATACTACTAGGTTTACTAGCGAAAAAATATACAACGGAAATAGAGCATCAGCAAGAGGCACTCAGCTCTATTGCAACAATCATATCCCATGTTTTTGCAATGGAATCATGTATTTTGCGTACGGAAAAAGCAATCGCAACAAAGAATACAGAAGAAAAACAAAAACTGTTATATACAGAAATTTATTGTCAAGAAGCATTTCAAATCATTAATACCGAAGCCCAAGATACACTAGCATACATGGAATCTGGAGATGACTTGCGCCTTGCTTTATCAGTGCTCAAAAAGTATACAAGATTTTTACCAAAGCCATTGATTGCATTAAAAAGGGAAGCTGCTGAAAAAGTGATTACGGCAAATGAGTATATTGTTTAA
- a CDS encoding 3-hydroxyacyl-CoA dehydrogenase/enoyl-CoA hydratase family protein encodes MYSIKKAAVIGSGVMGSAIAAHLANVGISTLLLDKIPASLSEEEQSKGLALSDKEVRNRFAAQALQRIKISKPSMLTAGSHMTRLEIGNTEDDLERLKEADWIIEVITEEITAKKALFQKVDEVRRQGSIISSNTSGISITQMKEGLSDDFQAHFLGTHFFNPPRYISLLEFIPTNKTSSEVVSFMKSFAETVLGRVVVEAKDTPNFIANRIGAHAFLTSLEAMVQMDMTISEVDQLTGPLIGRTKSATFQTLDMVGLDTFFHTVKNVHNRTKDNLEKEQYKIPAFLLEMLNENLLGRKTKQGFYKKTKGKVLVLNYHTMQYEDELKPKRSEKRKKLKELIYNNSAEGTFLWKSVMPYLLYSGEHAREIADNISQIDLAIKTGFNWKSGPFETWDEIGLTESLEKLKQENQKLPEWIEQMIEDGFTSFYKRIDGKQFYYHNGQYVPIPLTSDQYRLEYKKQTGGILASNKAASIVDMEDDVLLFEMHSPNNVIGMDMIKMLNKAVDIVEHTDRMKGLVIGSSGKNFSAGANLAMMLLEAQNKDYIELQVVVKEFQDVLKRIKYCKKPVVAASHRKTLGGGAEICLAAAKIHASIETYIGLVETSAGLIPGGGGTKELYLNVLAEQENPNVVAAAAQAFKAILTSNVSTSAEEGKATSFLKSSDTITFNSLNVMEEAKYAVIDMFDNGYEPRTETKIPVAGKQGFQFLMGLVKEFADKGAITKHGEVIAEKLAYVITGGDVEIHTEVEEDYLLKLERQAFIDLLREKETIKRMLHVLTAGKPLPL; translated from the coding sequence ATGTACAGTATAAAGAAAGCAGCTGTTATTGGTTCAGGGGTCATGGGATCAGCTATTGCTGCACATTTGGCAAATGTGGGTATTTCAACATTGCTTCTTGATAAAATACCTGCAAGCCTCTCGGAAGAGGAGCAATCAAAAGGCCTAGCACTCTCGGACAAAGAAGTTCGCAACAGGTTTGCTGCACAGGCGCTTCAAAGGATAAAAATAAGCAAGCCGAGCATGCTCACTGCAGGTAGTCATATGACAAGGTTGGAAATAGGCAATACCGAAGATGATTTGGAAAGGTTGAAGGAAGCAGATTGGATTATTGAGGTTATTACAGAGGAAATAACTGCGAAAAAGGCACTGTTTCAAAAAGTAGATGAAGTAAGACGACAGGGGTCCATTATTAGCAGCAATACATCAGGAATATCCATTACACAGATGAAAGAAGGGCTGTCAGATGATTTTCAAGCCCATTTTTTAGGAACTCATTTCTTTAATCCACCACGATATATATCATTGCTTGAATTCATTCCTACAAACAAAACCTCAAGTGAAGTTGTTTCCTTTATGAAATCATTTGCTGAAACCGTCTTAGGAAGGGTAGTGGTAGAAGCCAAGGATACTCCGAATTTTATTGCTAACCGGATCGGCGCACATGCTTTTCTTACTTCATTGGAAGCCATGGTCCAGATGGATATGACAATCAGTGAAGTAGATCAGCTGACAGGACCACTTATTGGCAGGACAAAGAGTGCTACCTTCCAAACGTTAGATATGGTTGGATTAGATACATTTTTTCATACTGTTAAAAATGTTCATAATCGAACAAAGGATAATTTGGAAAAGGAGCAGTATAAGATTCCAGCATTCCTGCTAGAAATGCTCAATGAAAACCTGTTAGGAAGGAAAACAAAGCAAGGGTTCTATAAGAAGACAAAGGGAAAAGTACTAGTCCTTAATTATCACACGATGCAATATGAAGACGAACTAAAGCCAAAAAGAAGCGAGAAGCGTAAAAAGCTAAAGGAGCTTATTTATAATAACAGTGCAGAAGGAACCTTTTTATGGAAAAGTGTTATGCCATATTTGCTTTATTCTGGTGAACACGCAAGAGAGATTGCAGACAATATTTCTCAAATAGATTTAGCAATCAAGACAGGTTTTAACTGGAAAAGCGGACCGTTTGAAACGTGGGATGAAATAGGGTTGACTGAATCACTCGAAAAGCTGAAGCAGGAGAATCAGAAACTGCCTGAGTGGATTGAGCAAATGATTGAGGATGGCTTTACTAGCTTTTATAAAAGGATAGATGGAAAACAATTCTATTATCATAATGGCCAGTATGTACCAATTCCGCTTACGAGCGATCAATATCGATTAGAGTATAAAAAACAAACGGGCGGCATACTTGCTTCAAATAAAGCGGCAAGTATTGTGGACATGGAAGATGATGTTCTTCTTTTTGAAATGCATAGTCCAAATAATGTCATCGGCATGGATATGATTAAGATGCTGAACAAAGCAGTGGATATTGTGGAACATACGGACAGAATGAAAGGTCTTGTAATAGGAAGCAGCGGCAAAAACTTTAGTGCAGGAGCAAATTTGGCGATGATGCTCCTTGAAGCACAGAATAAGGATTATATCGAGCTACAGGTAGTGGTGAAGGAGTTTCAAGATGTTCTGAAGCGCATCAAGTATTGCAAAAAACCAGTCGTCGCAGCAAGCCATCGTAAAACATTAGGCGGCGGTGCAGAAATCTGTCTTGCCGCTGCGAAGATTCATGCCTCCATCGAAACGTATATTGGCCTAGTCGAGACGAGTGCAGGACTCATCCCAGGCGGTGGTGGAACGAAGGAGCTGTACTTAAACGTGCTGGCAGAGCAGGAAAATCCCAATGTTGTTGCAGCAGCAGCTCAGGCCTTTAAAGCAATATTAACGAGCAATGTGTCCACATCAGCAGAAGAGGGCAAGGCAACAAGCTTTCTAAAGAGCAGCGATACTATAACATTTAACAGCCTGAATGTTATGGAAGAGGCTAAATATGCTGTAATTGACATGTTCGATAATGGTTATGAGCCAAGAACAGAAACGAAAATACCTGTCGCAGGCAAACAAGGCTTTCAATTTCTAATGGGTTTGGTAAAAGAATTTGCAGACAAAGGTGCAATAACAAAACATGGTGAAGTTATTGCAGAGAAGCTTGCATACGTTATAACTGGCGGAGATGTAGAGATCCATACGGAAGTTGAGGAGGATTATTTATTGAAGTTGGAAAGACAGGCGTTTATTGACCTGTTGAGGGAGAAAGAGACGATAAAAAGAATGTTGCATGTATTGACAGCGGGTAAGCCCCTGCCTTTGTAG
- a CDS encoding methionine ABC transporter permease — translation MTQLFPNVDWEKMWAATGETLYMTGYSIVVTFVLGLILGITLFLTAKGNMWSNVVINKIISAIVNIFRSIPFIILIVLLIPFTKLLVGSMIGAEAALPALIIGAAPFYARLVEIGLREVDKGVIEAAKSMGAKPMTIIMKVLIPESLPALVSGITVTAIALVGSTAMAGVIGAGGLGNLAYLEGFQRNRSDVTLMATIIVLVIVFIIQFIGDFITSKIDKR, via the coding sequence ATGACACAATTATTTCCGAATGTAGATTGGGAAAAAATGTGGGCAGCTACTGGAGAAACGCTTTATATGACAGGCTATTCCATTGTTGTCACATTTGTATTAGGTTTAATATTAGGAATTACGCTGTTTCTAACAGCAAAAGGGAATATGTGGAGTAATGTGGTCATCAATAAGATCATCAGTGCTATCGTTAATATTTTCCGGTCTATTCCTTTCATTATATTAATTGTTCTGCTTATTCCATTCACAAAGCTGCTTGTCGGCAGCATGATTGGTGCAGAAGCTGCATTACCAGCATTGATAATCGGTGCAGCACCGTTTTATGCAAGACTAGTGGAAATTGGTTTGAGAGAAGTGGACAAAGGCGTAATTGAAGCTGCCAAGTCCATGGGAGCAAAACCGATGACAATCATTATGAAGGTATTAATACCTGAATCTTTACCAGCATTAGTATCTGGTATTACTGTTACTGCAATCGCCCTTGTTGGTTCAACAGCAATGGCAGGAGTTATTGGGGCAGGGGGATTAGGAAACCTAGCATATTTGGAAGGCTTCCAGCGCAACAGATCTGATGTCACATTAATGGCAACTATTATTGTTCTTGTTATCGTTTTTATTATCCAATTTATTGGAGACTTTATCACATCGAAGATTGACAAAAGATAA
- a CDS encoding arsenate reductase family protein, which yields MELTFYWYPKCSTCRNAKKWLDENGVGYKEVHIVENPPSRSTLEDLYKHSGLELKKFFNTSGQRYRDLGLKDKMKDMSDSELLDILASDGMLIKRPFTTDGKKVTLGFKEEDFKQSWT from the coding sequence ATGGAACTTACATTTTATTGGTATCCAAAATGCAGCACTTGCCGAAATGCAAAAAAATGGCTGGATGAAAATGGGGTAGGTTACAAAGAAGTACATATTGTGGAAAATCCTCCTTCACGCTCTACGCTTGAAGACCTATATAAACATAGCGGCTTAGAATTAAAGAAATTCTTTAATACTAGCGGCCAGCGTTATCGCGATCTTGGCTTGAAGGATAAGATGAAAGATATGTCGGATTCAGAGCTTCTCGATATACTTGCTTCTGATGGCATGCTGATTAAACGTCCTTTCACTACAGATGGAAAAAAGGTTACGTTAGGGTTTAAGGAAGAGGATTTTAAACAAAGCTGGACATAA
- a CDS encoding methionine ABC transporter ATP-binding protein — protein MINIQKVKKIYPSKRGKVTAVDSVNLTIDKGEIFGVIGYSGAGKSTLIRMLNGLEIPSEGTVSVAGYEVSKIKGRKLRQARQEISMIFQHFNLLWSRTVKQNISFPLEIAGVGKAERDKKVLELIKLVGLEGREDAYPSQLSGGQKQRVGIARALASDPKVLLCDEATSALDPQTTDAILDLLVDINKRLGLTIVLITHEMHVIRKICHRVAVMEGGRVVETGPVIDVFKQPEQDITKRFVQQVIEPDEAKDTIEHLVANYKTGKIIMLGFVGESAEKPIITQLIRSFDITVNIIQGKISPTQNGSYGTLYVHLDGKGEEVDKAIQFLQSQEISVEVIEG, from the coding sequence ATGATTAATATCCAAAAGGTTAAAAAAATATATCCTTCTAAACGAGGTAAAGTTACAGCAGTCGACAGTGTCAACCTTACGATAGATAAAGGCGAAATCTTCGGAGTGATCGGATACAGCGGTGCAGGAAAAAGTACGTTGATTCGCATGCTTAATGGTCTTGAAATTCCTTCAGAGGGAACCGTTTCTGTAGCAGGCTACGAGGTATCGAAAATAAAGGGGCGCAAGCTAAGACAGGCACGTCAGGAAATCAGCATGATTTTCCAGCATTTTAATTTGCTGTGGTCAAGAACGGTTAAACAAAATATTAGCTTTCCACTTGAAATAGCTGGTGTTGGTAAAGCAGAACGTGATAAGAAGGTTCTTGAGCTAATCAAGCTTGTTGGGCTTGAAGGAAGAGAAGATGCCTATCCATCACAGCTAAGCGGTGGTCAAAAACAGCGTGTCGGTATTGCAAGAGCGCTAGCGAGCGACCCTAAAGTGTTACTTTGTGATGAAGCAACATCTGCTCTTGATCCACAAACGACTGATGCTATTTTAGATTTGCTTGTAGACATCAATAAACGATTAGGACTTACTATTGTCCTGATTACACATGAAATGCATGTTATCCGCAAAATTTGTCATCGCGTTGCAGTGATGGAAGGCGGCCGAGTCGTGGAAACAGGTCCTGTAATTGATGTTTTCAAACAGCCGGAGCAAGATATTACAAAAAGGTTTGTACAGCAAGTTATTGAGCCTGATGAGGCGAAAGATACGATTGAGCATCTAGTTGCGAATTATAAAACAGGCAAAATCATCATGCTTGGGTTTGTCGGTGAAAGTGCAGAAAAACCGATTATTACGCAGTTGATTCGCTCATTTGATATAACAGTGAACATCATTCAAGGTAAGATTTCACCAACCCAAAACGGTTCATACGGAACACTGTATGTCCATTTGGATGGTAAAGGGGAAGAAGTTGACAAAGCAATTCAATTTCTTCAATCACAAGAAATCAGCGTGGAGGTGATTGAAGGATGA
- the gcvH gene encoding glycine cleavage system protein GcvH: MSTPKDLRYSEEHEWVKVEGENVRVGITHFAQSELGDIVFVELPEVGDEVKADEPFGSVESVKTVSELYAPISGKVVEVNEDLSDNPEYVNESPYEKAWMIVVEPTNLADVEQLMTVEQYEEMTNEN; the protein is encoded by the coding sequence TTGAGTACACCGAAAGATTTGCGCTATTCAGAAGAACATGAATGGGTAAAAGTTGAAGGAGAAAATGTGCGAGTTGGAATTACACATTTTGCTCAATCAGAATTAGGAGACATCGTATTTGTTGAACTTCCAGAGGTTGGAGATGAAGTGAAAGCGGACGAGCCTTTCGGCAGTGTAGAATCTGTCAAAACAGTTTCTGAACTATATGCACCAATTAGCGGCAAAGTAGTAGAAGTAAACGAAGATTTAAGTGATAATCCTGAATATGTAAATGAATCTCCATATGAAAAAGCTTGGATGATTGTTGTTGAACCAACTAATCTTGCAGATGTTGAGCAATTGATGACAGTTGAACAATATGAAGAAATGACAAACGAAAACTGA